In Burkholderiales bacterium, a single genomic region encodes these proteins:
- a CDS encoding HAD-IA family hydrolase has product MPRRFDLLVFDWDGTLMDSARCIAESLQAACGDCGYPVPSDRDARYVIGLGLNDAMAHVLPGVAPSDYATVVERYRHHFLLHDSGTTLFSGIAELLQHLKDSGHLLAVATGKTRRGLDRALEQTGIQGCFDATRCADESQSKPHPEMLHWLMKSLAVAPERTLMIGDTTHDMEMARNAGVPRLAVAHGAHASCALVEYEPLACVDDCAGLREWLERNA; this is encoded by the coding sequence ATGCCCCGACGCTTTGATCTGCTCGTCTTCGACTGGGACGGCACGCTGATGGATTCGGCGCGCTGTATTGCCGAGTCGTTACAGGCCGCATGCGGCGATTGCGGCTATCCGGTTCCGAGCGATCGGGACGCGCGCTATGTCATCGGGCTCGGCCTCAACGACGCGATGGCGCACGTGCTGCCGGGCGTAGCTCCTTCGGACTATGCGACCGTCGTCGAGCGCTATCGCCATCATTTTCTGTTGCACGATAGCGGCACTACGTTGTTTTCGGGAATCGCCGAATTGCTCCAGCATCTCAAGGACTCGGGTCACCTGCTCGCGGTGGCGACGGGCAAGACCCGCCGCGGGCTCGATCGCGCGCTGGAGCAGACGGGGATCCAAGGTTGCTTCGACGCGACGCGCTGCGCCGACGAATCGCAGTCCAAGCCGCACCCCGAGATGCTGCATTGGCTGATGAAGAGCCTCGCAGTCGCACCCGAACGCACCCTGATGATCGGCGACACGACTCACGATATGGAAATGGCGCGCAACGCGGGCGTCCCGCGCCTCGCCGTGGCGCACGGCGCCCATGCGTCGTGCGCCCTCGTGGAGTACGAGCCGCTCGCATGCGTCGACGATTGCGCAGGCTTGCGCGAGTGGCTCGAGCGCAATGCGTGA
- a CDS encoding RluA family pseudouridine synthase, translating to MKGLSKESATSHEVGEEGEAQRIDNYLTRLLKGVPKSHVYRILRSGEVRVNSRRVGPEHRLKAGDRVRVPPIRVAHRSETAAGRMPAAPRTPVAPRFAGRILFEDDALLVIDKPAGVAVHGGSGVSSGVIEQLRHERPQARFLELVHRLDRDTSGVLVLAKKRSALTDLHRQLREGAARKLYLALTKGRWTGPARTVAAPLHKYVLPSGERRVRVHDEGQTARTIFRAKRLWSGYSLVEAELKTGRTHQIRVHLAHVGHPIAGDDKYGDFDLNKSLAREGLKRMFLHACQLTVRHPVSGEAVTFEAPLPAELATFVDRLNAADAPTL from the coding sequence ATGAAAGGGTTAAGTAAAGAATCCGCAACGTCGCACGAAGTCGGGGAAGAAGGCGAGGCCCAGCGCATCGACAACTACCTGACGCGGCTGCTCAAAGGCGTGCCCAAAAGCCACGTCTACCGCATCCTGAGAAGCGGGGAAGTCCGGGTCAACAGCCGCCGCGTCGGTCCCGAGCATCGGCTCAAGGCCGGCGACCGGGTGCGCGTGCCGCCGATCCGGGTGGCGCACCGCAGCGAGACGGCTGCGGGTCGCATGCCGGCCGCGCCGCGGACCCCGGTGGCCCCGCGCTTCGCCGGGCGCATCCTGTTCGAGGACGATGCGCTGCTCGTCATCGACAAGCCCGCCGGCGTCGCGGTCCACGGCGGCAGCGGCGTGTCCTCGGGCGTCATCGAGCAGCTTCGCCACGAGCGGCCGCAGGCGCGGTTCCTGGAGCTCGTGCATCGCCTCGACCGCGACACCTCGGGCGTGCTGGTGCTCGCCAAGAAGCGCTCGGCGCTCACCGACCTGCACCGGCAGCTCCGCGAGGGCGCGGCGCGCAAGCTCTACCTCGCGCTGACCAAAGGCCGCTGGACAGGTCCGGCGCGCACCGTGGCGGCCCCTTTGCATAAGTACGTACTGCCGTCCGGCGAGCGCCGCGTGCGGGTGCACGACGAAGGGCAGACGGCGCGGACGATCTTCCGGGCGAAGCGCCTGTGGTCGGGCTACAGCCTGGTCGAGGCCGAGCTCAAGACCGGCCGCACCCACCAGATCCGGGTACATCTCGCGCATGTCGGTCATCCGATCGCCGGCGACGACAAGTACGGCGACTTCGATCTCAACAAATCGCTCGCGCGCGAAGGGCTCAAACGCATGTTCCTCCACGCCTGCCAGCTCACGGTGCGGCACCCGGTCAGCGGCGAAGCGGTGACTTTCGAAGCGCCGCTGCCCGCAGAGCTCGCGACTTTCGTCGATCGACTGAACGCTGCCGATGCCCCGACGCTTTGA
- a CDS encoding Rne/Rng family ribonuclease translates to MKRMLFNATQAEELRVAIVDGQKLIDLDIESSAKEQRKSNIYKGVITRVEPSLEAAFVDYGSERHGFLPFKEIARAYFRDGIDVGRARIQDAVKEGQEVIVQVDKDERGNKGAALTTFISLAGRYLVLMPNNPRGGGVSRRVEGEDRNELRDIIDNLDIPQGMSVIGRTAAIGRSKEELEWDLNYLLQLWRAIEGAAHQQGGAFLIYQESSLVIRAIRDYFHQDIGEILIDTENVFEQAQQFMGHVMPNNVNRVKLYKDDVPLFSRFQIEHQIESAYSRAVNLPAGGAVVIDHTEALVSVDVNSARATKGADIEETAFRTNLEAADEIARQLRLRDLGGLIVIDFIDMESGRNQREVENRLRDALKYDRARVQTGKISRFGLLELSRQRLRPSLGESSHSPCPRCHGTGHIRGTESTALHILRIIQEEGMKDNTAAVHAQVPVDVATFLLNEKRVDLQLIEARHRVSVTLIPNIHLETPNYTVQRLRHDDLNNSEPLPASYEMVEAPAEENTIGATSAEPAAPRPQAAVRGITPQQPAPIAREAAPEAPATPSVVPAADEGIIGKIFGWFKQRKPDAAPAAPMAPAEAERPAVRPAPRGRRDMNRFRPGGEGERGSQREGGGRGERGERGQRQRGEGALQGSDQRRDRDGQRRGGERGERQERGERGEQRHEGRRDGRGRQRHGEGRAAEGQQADALGGGQQQREPREAREPREQREPREQREPREAREPREQREPREAREPREQREPREQREPHEPREAQAQGQQREQGEAREGREGRGRRRRGRGRGGHGEHRGEAPAGSEGMPTLETGSGAAALVADLSDQVTEPQIAAAGAEISAEESAHRAFPTAPVAEAAPVAEANPQAEVVTEQVQTTAPLAPAPAPEPVFETQPQPIAHPAPVETTARAPEPEQRPAVPFALKLEWPADLVQVETDPGKAAAAAAQPQPEPPRRIPRARKPLPPPSTEPLVQVETRRREPEMHA, encoded by the coding sequence ATGAAACGCATGTTGTTCAACGCGACGCAGGCCGAAGAGCTGCGCGTCGCCATCGTCGACGGTCAGAAGCTGATCGATCTCGACATCGAGTCCTCCGCCAAGGAACAACGCAAGAGCAATATCTATAAGGGTGTCATCACCCGCGTCGAGCCCAGCCTCGAGGCTGCGTTCGTCGATTACGGCAGCGAGCGTCACGGCTTCCTCCCGTTCAAGGAGATCGCCCGCGCCTACTTCCGCGACGGCATCGACGTCGGCCGCGCCCGCATCCAGGACGCGGTGAAGGAAGGCCAGGAAGTCATCGTCCAGGTCGACAAGGACGAGCGCGGCAACAAGGGCGCCGCGCTGACCACCTTCATCAGCCTCGCCGGCCGCTATCTCGTCCTCATGCCCAACAACCCCCGCGGCGGCGGCGTGTCGCGGCGCGTCGAAGGCGAGGACCGCAACGAGCTGCGCGACATCATCGACAACCTCGACATCCCGCAGGGGATGAGCGTGATCGGCCGCACCGCGGCGATCGGGCGCTCCAAGGAAGAGCTCGAGTGGGATCTGAACTACCTGCTCCAGCTCTGGCGCGCGATCGAAGGCGCGGCTCACCAGCAGGGCGGCGCGTTCCTGATCTACCAGGAATCGAGCCTCGTCATCCGCGCGATCCGCGACTACTTCCACCAGGACATCGGCGAGATCCTGATCGACACCGAGAACGTGTTCGAGCAGGCGCAGCAGTTCATGGGGCACGTGATGCCGAACAACGTGAACCGCGTGAAGCTCTACAAGGACGACGTTCCGCTGTTCTCGCGCTTCCAGATCGAGCACCAGATCGAATCGGCGTACTCGCGTGCGGTCAACCTGCCCGCCGGCGGCGCGGTCGTCATCGACCACACCGAGGCGCTGGTTTCGGTCGACGTCAACTCGGCGCGGGCGACCAAGGGCGCGGACATCGAAGAGACCGCCTTCAGGACCAATCTCGAAGCCGCCGACGAGATCGCGCGCCAGCTCAGGCTGCGCGACCTTGGCGGGCTGATCGTCATCGACTTCATCGATATGGAGAGCGGGCGCAACCAGCGCGAAGTCGAGAACCGTCTGCGCGACGCGCTCAAGTACGACCGCGCCCGCGTACAGACCGGCAAGATCTCGCGCTTCGGCTTGCTGGAGCTCTCGCGCCAGCGCCTACGGCCGTCGCTCGGCGAGTCCAGCCACAGCCCCTGCCCGCGCTGCCACGGCACCGGACACATCCGCGGCACCGAATCCACCGCCCTTCACATCCTGCGCATCATTCAGGAGGAAGGCATGAAGGACAACACCGCCGCGGTGCACGCGCAGGTGCCGGTCGACGTGGCGACGTTCCTCCTGAACGAAAAGCGTGTCGATCTCCAGCTCATCGAAGCGCGCCACCGCGTGAGCGTCACCCTCATTCCGAACATCCACCTCGAGACGCCGAACTACACGGTGCAGCGTCTGCGTCACGACGATCTCAACAATTCCGAGCCGCTGCCCGCGAGCTACGAGATGGTCGAGGCGCCGGCCGAGGAGAACACGATCGGCGCGACGTCGGCCGAACCCGCGGCGCCGCGGCCGCAAGCCGCGGTGCGCGGCATCACGCCGCAGCAGCCCGCGCCGATCGCGCGCGAGGCGGCGCCCGAGGCGCCTGCAACGCCGTCGGTTGTGCCCGCCGCGGACGAGGGCATCATCGGCAAGATCTTCGGCTGGTTCAAACAGCGCAAGCCCGACGCGGCCCCTGCCGCTCCCATGGCGCCGGCCGAAGCCGAACGTCCGGCCGTGCGTCCCGCGCCTCGCGGCCGCCGCGACATGAACCGTTTCCGACCTGGCGGCGAAGGCGAGCGCGGATCGCAGCGTGAAGGCGGCGGCCGCGGCGAGCGCGGAGAGCGCGGTCAGCGCCAGCGTGGCGAAGGCGCGCTCCAAGGTAGTGACCAGCGCCGGGATCGCGACGGACAGCGCCGCGGCGGTGAGCGTGGTGAGCGCCAGGAACGCGGTGAGCGCGGCGAGCAGCGTCACGAAGGCCGTCGCGACGGCCGCGGCCGGCAGCGTCACGGCGAAGGCCGCGCGGCCGAAGGCCAGCAGGCGGACGCGCTCGGCGGCGGACAGCAGCAACGTGAGCCGCGCGAAGCGCGCGAGCCGCGTGAACAGCGTGAGCCGCGTGAACAGCGTGAGCCGCGCGAAGCACGCGAGCCGCGTGAACAGCGCGAGCCGCGTGAAGCCCGTGAGCCTCGGGAACAACGCGAGCCGCGCGAGCAGCGCGAACCACATGAGCCGCGAGAAGCTCAGGCGCAAGGTCAGCAGCGCGAGCAAGGCGAAGCGCGTGAAGGCCGCGAAGGTCGCGGTCGTCGTCGGCGCGGCCGCGGCCGCGGCGGTCACGGCGAGCATCGCGGAGAAGCACCGGCCGGCAGCGAAGGCATGCCGACGCTCGAGACCGGAAGCGGCGCCGCTGCGCTCGTCGCGGATCTCTCCGACCAAGTGACCGAACCGCAGATCGCCGCGGCAGGCGCAGAGATCAGCGCCGAGGAAAGCGCGCATCGTGCGTTCCCCACTGCGCCGGTCGCCGAAGCAGCGCCGGTCGCCGAAGCAAACCCGCAGGCGGAAGTCGTGACCGAGCAGGTGCAGACCACCGCCCCGCTGGCGCCCGCGCCCGCGCCTGAGCCCGTGTTCGAAACGCAGCCGCAGCCCATCGCGCACCCTGCGCCGGTCGAGACCACCGCTCGCGCGCCCGAGCCCGAGCAACGGCCCGCCGTTCCGTTCGCGCTCAAGCTCGAATGGCCGGCTGACCTCGTGCAGGTCGAGACCGATCCGGGCAAGGCAGCCGCCGCCGCGGCCCAGCCGCAGCCCGAGCCGCCGCGGCGCATCCCGCGCGCGCGCAAGCCGCTGCCGCCGCCTTCGACCGAGCCGTTGGTCCAGGTGGAAACCCGCCGCCGCGAGCCCGAGATGCACGCGTAA
- a CDS encoding low molecular weight protein-tyrosine-phosphatase, whose protein sequence is MNKQVRILFVCLGNICRSPTAEGVFRHLVENAGLADRILIDSAGTGEWHVGSPPDARACKAAAARGYDLTRLRARLVTPKDFETFDYVLAMDEENVRALERIAPRALRHKIRLFTEFGANGASHVPDPYAGGPKGFELVLDLVEDAAQGLLRHVRSELHV, encoded by the coding sequence GTGAATAAACAAGTCAGGATTCTGTTCGTCTGCCTCGGCAACATCTGTCGGTCACCGACCGCCGAGGGCGTGTTTCGCCATCTGGTCGAGAATGCGGGCCTCGCGGACCGCATCCTGATCGATTCTGCGGGCACCGGCGAGTGGCACGTCGGTTCTCCGCCGGACGCACGCGCATGCAAAGCGGCGGCGGCGCGCGGCTACGATCTGACCAGGCTGCGCGCGCGGCTCGTCACGCCGAAGGATTTCGAGACCTTCGATTACGTGCTGGCGATGGACGAGGAGAACGTTCGCGCGCTGGAGCGCATCGCGCCGCGCGCGCTCAGGCACAAGATCAGGCTTTTCACCGAGTTCGGGGCGAACGGTGCGAGCCACGTCCCCGATCCCTATGCGGGAGGTCCGAAGGGGTTCGAGCTGGTGCTCGATCTCGTGGAAGACGCGGCGCAGGGTTTGTTGCGCCACGTGCGCTCGGAGCTTCACGTATAA
- the uvrB gene encoding excinuclease ABC subunit UvrB has protein sequence MAAKPARKSQEPQAQVLTFPDSPYRLHQTFPPAGDQPLAIETLADGVRDGLAYQTLLGVTGSGKTYTMAHVIARLGVPALVMAPNKTLAAQLYSEFREFFPENAVEYFVSYYDYYQPEAYVPSKDLYIEKDSSINDHIEQMRLSATKSLLERRDTIIVATVSCIYGIGDPGEYHGMILHLREREKNPQRDIIQRLVEMQYQRNDFEFKRGVFRVRGDVIDIFPAENSETAVRVTLFDDEVETINIFDPLTGQVLQRVGRYTVYPSSHYVTPRSTTMRAVEAIKAELRERIAWFQQHNKLVEAQRIEQRTRFDLEMLNEMGFCKGIENYSRHLSGRAPGEPPPTLLDYLPRDAIMIVDESHVTIPQVGGMFKGDRARKENLVEYGFRLPSAVDNRPLRFDEFEKMMRRTVFVSATPADYERQHQSQVAEQVVRPTGLIDPKLEVRPASTQVDDLLSEINDRVAKNERVLVTTLTKRMAEDLTDYLAEHGIKVRYLHSDIDTVERVEIIRDLRLGEFDVLVGINLLREGLDIPEVSLVAILDADKEGFLRSERSLIQTIGRAARHLHGTAIMYADAVTESMQRAIDETERRRAKQVAHNAAHGITPQGVSKRIKDIIDGVYDAEGAKKELKAAQNEARYEHMHEKDLTREVKKVEKEMLDAAKNLEFERAAALRDQLKKLKERLFIRAA, from the coding sequence ATGGCCGCCAAACCCGCCAGGAAGTCCCAGGAACCGCAAGCCCAGGTTCTCACCTTTCCCGACAGCCCGTACCGGTTGCACCAGACCTTCCCGCCCGCGGGCGACCAGCCGCTCGCGATCGAGACGCTGGCCGATGGCGTGCGCGACGGGCTTGCGTACCAGACGCTGCTCGGGGTGACCGGGTCGGGCAAGACCTACACGATGGCGCACGTGATCGCGCGCCTGGGCGTACCCGCGCTCGTCATGGCGCCCAACAAGACGCTCGCGGCCCAGCTCTATTCGGAGTTTCGCGAGTTCTTCCCGGAGAACGCCGTCGAGTACTTCGTCTCGTACTACGACTACTACCAGCCTGAAGCCTACGTCCCCTCCAAGGACCTCTACATCGAGAAGGACTCGAGCATCAACGACCACATCGAGCAGATGCGCTTGTCTGCGACCAAGTCGCTGCTCGAGCGCCGCGACACCATCATCGTGGCGACGGTGTCGTGCATCTACGGTATCGGCGATCCCGGCGAGTACCACGGCATGATCCTGCACCTGCGCGAGCGCGAGAAGAATCCGCAGCGCGACATCATCCAGCGCCTGGTGGAGATGCAGTACCAGCGCAACGATTTCGAGTTCAAGCGCGGCGTCTTTCGCGTGCGCGGCGACGTGATCGACATCTTTCCCGCGGAGAACTCGGAGACCGCGGTGCGCGTCACGCTGTTCGACGACGAGGTCGAGACCATCAACATCTTCGATCCGCTCACCGGGCAGGTGCTGCAGCGGGTCGGGCGCTACACGGTCTACCCGTCGAGCCACTACGTGACGCCGCGCTCGACGACGATGCGCGCGGTCGAGGCGATCAAGGCGGAGCTGCGCGAGCGCATCGCGTGGTTCCAGCAGCACAACAAGCTCGTGGAGGCGCAGCGCATCGAGCAGCGCACGCGCTTCGATCTCGAGATGCTGAACGAGATGGGCTTCTGCAAGGGCATCGAGAACTACTCGCGCCATCTCTCCGGCCGCGCGCCGGGCGAGCCGCCGCCCACGCTGCTCGACTATCTGCCGCGCGACGCCATCATGATCGTCGACGAGTCGCACGTGACGATCCCGCAGGTCGGCGGCATGTTCAAGGGCGACCGTGCGCGTAAGGAGAATCTCGTCGAGTACGGTTTTCGCCTGCCTTCGGCCGTCGACAACCGGCCGCTCAGGTTCGACGAGTTCGAGAAGATGATGCGACGGACGGTCTTCGTCTCGGCGACGCCGGCAGACTACGAGCGGCAGCACCAGTCGCAGGTGGCGGAGCAGGTGGTGCGGCCGACCGGCCTCATCGATCCCAAGCTCGAAGTGCGGCCGGCGTCGACGCAGGTCGACGACCTGCTGTCGGAGATCAACGACCGGGTCGCGAAAAACGAGCGGGTGCTCGTGACCACGCTGACCAAGCGCATGGCCGAGGACCTGACCGACTATCTCGCCGAGCACGGCATCAAGGTGCGCTATCTGCACTCGGACATCGATACCGTGGAACGCGTGGAGATCATCCGCGACCTGCGTCTCGGCGAGTTCGACGTGCTGGTCGGCATCAACCTGCTGCGCGAAGGTCTCGACATCCCCGAGGTGTCGCTCGTCGCGATCCTCGACGCTGACAAGGAAGGCTTCCTGCGTTCCGAGCGCTCGCTCATCCAGACCATCGGCCGCGCGGCGCGCCATCTCCACGGCACCGCGATCATGTACGCCGACGCGGTGACCGAATCGATGCAGCGGGCGATCGACGAGACCGAGCGCCGGCGCGCGAAGCAGGTCGCGCACAATGCAGCGCACGGCATCACGCCGCAGGGCGTTTCGAAGCGCATCAAGGACATCATCGACGGCGTGTACGACGCCGAAGGCGCCAAGAAGGAGCTCAAGGCGGCGCAGAACGAAGCGCGTTACGAGCACATGCACGAGAAGGACCTCACGCGCGAGGTGAAGAAGGTCGAGAAGGAGATGCTCGACGCGGCGAAGAACCTCGAGTTCGAGCGCGCGGCGGCGCTGCGCGATCAGCTCAAAAAGTTGAAAGAGCGGCTGTTCATCAGGGCGGCATGA
- a CDS encoding amino acid aminotransferase: MSSSLFAGVEMAPTDPILGVTEAYHNDPNPSKVNLGVGVYTDDNGKVPVLECVRRAELQMAENAVPRNYLPIDGLKTYDRAVQEVLFGADSAAVREGRIVTVQTIGGTGGLKTGADLLRRVNPTADVWISDPSWENHRAIFEFAGYRVNTYPYYDAETHGLKFDAMLDALDKMPAGSVVLLHACCHNPTGVDLKDAQWERVIEVVNRRGLVPFLDLAYQGFADGLDADASAVRRFTAACPTLVVSSSFSKSLSLYGERVGACHVVTQSAEEASRVLSQVKRVIRTNYSSPPTHGGQAVTTVLTTPELRTLWDKELGQMRDRIKTMRRQFVEKIRAQRADFDFSFVIEQRGMFSYSGLNREQVRRLREEYSIYTIDTGRICVAALSSKNIDYVTKAVASVLV; the protein is encoded by the coding sequence ATGAGCTCATCTCTGTTCGCCGGCGTCGAAATGGCGCCCACCGACCCCATACTCGGCGTCACCGAGGCGTATCACAACGATCCCAACCCCAGCAAAGTCAACCTCGGCGTGGGCGTGTACACCGACGACAACGGCAAGGTGCCGGTGCTCGAGTGCGTGCGCCGTGCCGAGCTGCAGATGGCGGAGAACGCGGTGCCGCGCAACTACCTCCCCATCGACGGGCTCAAGACCTACGACCGCGCGGTGCAGGAAGTGCTCTTCGGCGCCGACAGCGCCGCGGTGCGCGAAGGCCGCATCGTCACGGTGCAGACGATCGGCGGGACCGGGGGTCTGAAGACCGGCGCCGACCTCCTCCGGCGCGTGAATCCGACCGCGGACGTCTGGATCAGCGATCCGTCGTGGGAAAACCACCGCGCGATCTTCGAGTTCGCCGGCTATCGCGTGAACACCTATCCGTACTACGACGCCGAGACGCACGGGCTGAAGTTCGACGCGATGCTCGACGCGCTCGACAAGATGCCCGCGGGCTCGGTCGTGCTGCTGCACGCGTGCTGCCACAACCCGACCGGCGTCGATCTCAAGGATGCGCAGTGGGAACGCGTGATCGAGGTCGTGAACCGCCGCGGACTCGTGCCTTTCCTCGATCTCGCTTACCAGGGCTTCGCCGACGGCCTCGACGCCGACGCGAGCGCAGTGCGCCGCTTCACCGCCGCGTGCCCGACGCTCGTCGTGTCGAGCTCGTTCTCGAAGTCGCTGTCGCTCTACGGCGAGCGGGTCGGCGCGTGCCACGTGGTGACGCAGAGCGCCGAAGAAGCCTCGCGCGTGCTGTCGCAGGTGAAGCGCGTCATCCGCACCAATTACTCCAGCCCCCCCACGCACGGCGGCCAGGCGGTCACGACGGTGCTGACGACCCCGGAGCTGCGCACGCTGTGGGACAAGGAGCTCGGGCAGATGCGCGATCGCATCAAGACGATGCGCCGCCAGTTCGTCGAGAAGATCCGTGCGCAGCGCGCCGATTTCGACTTCAGCTTCGTGATCGAGCAGCGCGGGATGTTCTCCTACTCGGGCCTCAATCGCGAGCAGGTGCGCCGGCTGCGCGAGGAGTATTCGATCTATACCATCGACACCGGCCGCATCTGCGTCGCGGCGCTGTCGTCGAAGAACATCGATTACGTGACCAAGGCCGTCGCGAGCGTGCTCGTGTAA
- a CDS encoding ABC transporter substrate-binding protein produces MRRRNFLATLGAAALWPSHGYAQQAALRRLGYLTLSSNAEPYLTHFRQGLREFGLHEGKNIVVDVKSAATAKVLPDMVADLLRDKVAIIVTNQTPATRAAQAGTRDIPIVMAPAGDPVGAGFIKSLAQPGGNITGVSASGPEAAAKTLELMRELLPTLKRIAVLLDANNPYSKPFFEQINAAGKTMAVDVQPYSVKNNDELEAAFPALVKARSEAAIIVNTLGFPAVALAVKHRVAAIGTNSAFADAGCVLSYNADPRDLCYKAASYVDRIFRGQRPSDLPVALPTKFELVINHKVARSFGMTVPQTLLLRADKVID; encoded by the coding sequence ATGCGCAGGCGTAACTTTCTGGCAACGCTCGGGGCGGCTGCACTATGGCCATCGCATGGCTACGCACAACAGGCGGCCCTGCGGCGCCTGGGGTATCTCACGCTAAGCTCGAACGCCGAACCGTACCTGACTCACTTTCGGCAAGGGTTGCGGGAGTTCGGTTTGCACGAAGGCAAGAACATCGTCGTCGACGTCAAATCCGCTGCGACCGCAAAGGTCCTGCCGGACATGGTGGCCGATCTCCTCCGCGACAAGGTGGCGATCATCGTAACGAACCAGACTCCCGCCACACGCGCTGCGCAAGCCGGGACCAGGGACATACCGATCGTGATGGCGCCGGCGGGCGACCCCGTGGGCGCCGGTTTTATCAAGTCCCTGGCGCAGCCGGGCGGAAACATCACCGGCGTCTCGGCCAGCGGCCCCGAGGCCGCCGCCAAGACGCTCGAGCTCATGCGCGAGCTGCTCCCGACGCTGAAGCGTATTGCCGTGCTGCTGGATGCCAATAATCCCTACTCCAAGCCGTTTTTCGAGCAGATCAATGCGGCCGGCAAGACCATGGCCGTCGATGTTCAACCTTACAGTGTGAAGAACAATGACGAGCTCGAGGCGGCATTCCCCGCCCTCGTCAAGGCGCGCTCCGAGGCCGCGATCATCGTGAACACGCTCGGTTTTCCCGCGGTCGCCCTGGCAGTGAAGCACCGTGTCGCGGCAATCGGGACCAACTCGGCGTTTGCCGATGCGGGCTGCGTGCTCTCGTATAACGCAGATCCGCGGGATCTTTGTTACAAGGCCGCGAGCTACGTCGACCGCATCTTCAGGGGTCAGCGTCCCTCTGATCTGCCGGTCGCGCTCCCGACCAAGTTCGAGCTCGTCATCAACCACAAGGTCGCTCGATCCTTCGGTATGACGGTGCCGCAGACGCTGCTGCTGCGAGCCGACAAGGTGATCGATTGA
- a CDS encoding tripartite tricarboxylate transporter substrate binding protein — protein sequence MKTTLVKKPLVAIATAALSMMSTTSDAADYPVRPIRFVIPFPAGGPTDAVGRILSQTLTPTLGQQVIIDNRAGADGSIGAEIIMRAQPDGYTLLMGTSSTMAAVPALRKQAPYEPTTDFAPVTMLGYLSMVMVVNSSLSVKTVGELIAYARANPGKLHIAAANPPTIFALGQLRSFGKFVALDVQYKGDVAAMPDLLTGRMNVMVGGTNLLLPHVKDGKLRALATLSETRTPPAPDVPTMAEAGFPKFSIFPWVALFAPAKTPTAVIERITREAGAALDNREARAQFTKIGFDPQASTPAKLHEFVKEQKVAWASVAREIGLPQQ from the coding sequence ATGAAAACCACGCTGGTGAAGAAACCGTTGGTCGCAATCGCGACGGCGGCGCTGAGCATGATGAGCACGACGTCCGACGCCGCCGATTACCCGGTCCGTCCTATTCGCTTCGTGATTCCGTTCCCTGCGGGCGGCCCCACCGACGCCGTCGGGCGCATCCTGTCGCAGACGCTCACGCCGACTCTCGGACAGCAAGTAATCATCGACAACCGCGCGGGCGCCGACGGCTCGATCGGCGCCGAGATCATCATGCGCGCCCAACCGGACGGTTACACACTGCTCATGGGCACGAGTAGCACCATGGCCGCGGTCCCGGCGTTGCGGAAACAGGCGCCCTACGAGCCGACGACCGACTTCGCGCCTGTGACGATGCTGGGTTACCTCAGCATGGTCATGGTCGTGAATTCCAGCCTCTCCGTGAAGACCGTTGGCGAGCTGATCGCCTACGCGCGCGCGAACCCCGGCAAGCTGCACATTGCTGCCGCGAACCCGCCGACGATCTTCGCGCTGGGGCAGCTCCGCTCGTTCGGCAAATTCGTTGCACTCGACGTTCAGTACAAGGGCGATGTCGCAGCGATGCCGGACCTTCTGACAGGCCGCATGAACGTGATGGTGGGCGGCACGAACCTCCTGCTGCCTCATGTGAAAGACGGCAAGCTCCGAGCGCTGGCTACGCTCAGCGAGACGCGAACGCCGCCCGCGCCGGATGTTCCCACGATGGCCGAAGCGGGGTTCCCGAAGTTCTCGATTTTCCCGTGGGTGGCGCTTTTCGCCCCTGCAAAAACCCCAACTGCGGTGATCGAGCGGATCACGCGTGAGGCCGGAGCCGCGCTAGACAATCGCGAAGCGCGGGCGCAGTTCACGAAGATCGGATTCGATCCGCAGGCTTCAACGCCCGCAAAGCTGCACGAATTCGTGAAAGAGCAGAAGGTCGCATGGGCGAGCGTCGCGCGGGAGATCGGATTGCCGCAGCAATAG